Proteins encoded by one window of Streptomyces sp. NBC_01571:
- a CDS encoding Pycsar system effector family protein, with amino-acid sequence MTALDPAPATDPVGDPATPPGAPPVTQPTGAPLPDRHQDATTPETVRLCERLLADLRAEITRADSKASVLVAALGMTAGVFSGLLAGHGWTPAALSVPGAALCWAGVGSLALSLLALLLAVLPRYGAADWAPGHPLSYFGDIQQAVRLGCLRTALADTGRDPTGGLAKALAETSGIAARKHQWIRTGLIAFCVGTVLLPASLLIG; translated from the coding sequence GTGACCGCACTCGACCCGGCGCCCGCCACCGACCCCGTCGGGGACCCGGCAACTCCGCCCGGAGCCCCGCCCGTAACCCAGCCCACAGGCGCTCCCCTCCCGGACCGCCACCAGGACGCCACCACGCCCGAGACCGTCCGCCTCTGCGAGCGCCTCCTCGCGGACCTCCGCGCCGAGATCACCCGCGCCGACAGCAAGGCATCGGTGCTGGTCGCCGCGCTCGGCATGACCGCGGGCGTCTTCAGCGGTCTGCTCGCGGGGCACGGCTGGACGCCGGCCGCGCTCTCCGTCCCCGGTGCCGCACTGTGCTGGGCGGGCGTCGGCTCCCTCGCCCTCTCCCTCCTCGCCCTGCTGCTGGCGGTGCTCCCGCGCTACGGCGCCGCCGACTGGGCGCCGGGCCATCCGCTGTCGTACTTCGGCGACATCCAGCAGGCCGTACGGCTCGGCTGCCTGCGGACCGCCCTCGCCGACACCGGCCGCGATCCCACCGGAGGCCTGGCGAAGGCCCTCGCCGAGACGAGCGGGATCGCCGCGCGCAAACACCAGTGGATCCGCACCGGGCTGATCGCCTTCTGCGTCGGCACGGTCCTGCTGCCCGCCTCACTGCTGATCGGCTGA
- a CDS encoding Crp/Fnr family transcriptional regulator yields MTTGTVAHPSDDGGLDDRVPFLARLEAEDRSALLGLGRTLDFAQRIILLHQHEPSAHVLFLVTGWTKVTASAANGYEALLALRGPGDIVGESAVLTGRPRSATVTALEPVRAVAVEHERFRDFLSRSPDVSFALLGLTADRTRAADRRRLEFASMSVRQRFAVLLLDLARTHGRRTAEGIELAVPLSKQELAGSVGASREMVQRLLRELRDKHAVSTGRRTLLILRPDILRRIAATEFPAAGIPSPQVPQEGEGQLPRGGVGGEA; encoded by the coding sequence ATGACGACAGGGACGGTGGCCCATCCGTCGGACGACGGGGGCCTGGACGACCGGGTGCCCTTCCTGGCCCGGCTGGAGGCCGAGGACCGTTCGGCACTGCTCGGGCTCGGCCGCACGCTGGACTTCGCCCAGCGCATCATCCTGCTGCACCAGCACGAACCGTCCGCGCACGTCCTCTTCCTCGTGACCGGCTGGACCAAGGTCACCGCCTCGGCCGCCAACGGCTACGAGGCACTGCTCGCGCTGCGTGGTCCCGGTGACATCGTCGGGGAGTCCGCGGTGCTGACCGGCCGGCCGCGCTCGGCGACGGTGACCGCGCTGGAGCCGGTGCGGGCGGTGGCCGTGGAGCACGAGCGCTTCCGTGATTTCCTGAGCCGTTCACCCGACGTCTCCTTCGCGCTCCTCGGCCTGACCGCGGACCGCACGCGGGCGGCCGACCGGCGGCGGCTGGAGTTCGCCTCGATGAGCGTGCGGCAGCGTTTCGCGGTCCTGCTCCTGGACCTGGCCCGTACACACGGCCGGCGGACGGCGGAGGGCATCGAGCTCGCGGTGCCGCTGAGCAAGCAGGAACTGGCGGGCTCGGTCGGCGCGTCGCGCGAGATGGTGCAGCGGCTGCTCAGAGAACTCCGCGACAAGCATGCCGTCTCCACGGGGCGCCGCACGCTGCTCATCCTGCGCCCCGACATACTCCGCCGCATCGCGGCCACGGAGTTCCCGGCCGCCGGGATTCCGTCCCCACAGGTCCCTCAGGAGGGGGAGGGACAGCTGCCGCGGGGAGGCGTAGGCGGGGAGGCGTAG
- the rpsL gene encoding 30S ribosomal protein S12, which yields MPTIQQLVRKGRQDKVEKNKTPALEGSPQRRGVCTRVFTTTPKKPNSALRKVARVRLTSGIEVTAYIPGEGHNLQEHSIVLVRGGRVKDLPGVRYKIIRGSLDTQGVKNRKQARSRYGAKKEK from the coding sequence GTGCCTACGATCCAGCAGCTGGTCCGGAAGGGCCGGCAGGACAAGGTCGAGAAGAACAAGACGCCCGCACTCGAGGGTTCGCCCCAGCGTCGCGGCGTCTGCACGCGTGTGTTCACGACCACCCCGAAGAAGCCGAACTCGGCCCTGCGTAAGGTCGCGCGTGTGCGTCTGACCAGCGGGATCGAAGTCACCGCTTACATTCCGGGTGAGGGACACAACCTGCAGGAGCACTCCATCGTGCTCGTGCGCGGCGGCCGTGTGAAGGACCTGCCGGGTGTTCGCTACAAGATCATCCGCGGCTCGCTCGACACCCAGGGTGTCAAGAACCGCAAGCAGGCCCGCAGCCGCTACGGCGCCAAGAAGGAGAAGTAA
- the rpsG gene encoding 30S ribosomal protein S7: MPRKGPAPKRPVIIDPVYGSPLVTSLINKVLLNGKRSTAERIVYGAMEGLREKTGNDPIITLKRALENIKPTLEVKSRRVGGATYQVPIEVKPGRANTLALRWLVGYSRARREKTMTERLLNELLDASNGLGAAVKKREDTHKMAESNKAFAHYRW; this comes from the coding sequence ATGCCTCGTAAGGGCCCCGCCCCGAAGCGCCCGGTCATCATCGACCCGGTCTACGGTTCTCCTCTTGTCACGTCGCTGATCAACAAGGTGCTGCTCAACGGCAAGCGCTCCACCGCCGAGCGCATCGTCTACGGCGCCATGGAGGGTCTGCGTGAGAAGACGGGCAACGACCCGATCATCACGCTGAAGCGCGCGCTGGAGAACATCAAGCCGACCCTCGAGGTCAAGTCCCGCCGTGTCGGTGGTGCGACGTACCAGGTTCCGATCGAGGTCAAGCCCGGTCGCGCCAACACGCTCGCGCTGCGCTGGCTCGTCGGTTACTCCCGCGCCCGTCGCGAGAAGACCATGACCGAGCGTCTGCTCAACGAACTTCTCGACGCGTCCAACGGCCTCGGTGCCGCTGTGAAGAAGCGCGAGGACACCCACAAGATGGCCGAGTCCAACAAGGCCTTCGCGCACTACCGCTGGTAG
- the fusA gene encoding elongation factor G — protein MATTSLDLARVRNIGIMAHIDAGKTTTTERILFYTGVSYKIGEVHDGAATMDWMEQEQERGITITSAATTCHWPLEDNDYTINIIDTPGHVDFTVEVERSLRVLDGAVTVFDGVAGVEPQSETVWRQADRYGVPRICFVNKLDRTGAEFHRCVDMISDRLGAQPLVMQLPIGAEMDFKGVVDLVRMKALVWSAEAAKGEMYDVVDIPATHTEAAEEWRGKLIEAVAENDEEIMELYLEGQEPTEEQLYAAIRRITIASGKSNDTTVTPVFCGTAFKNKGVQPLLDAVVRYLPTPLDVEAIEGHDVKDPEVVVKRKPSVDEPLSALAFKIMSDPHLGKLTFVRVYSGRLESGSAVLNSVKGKKERIGKIYRMHANKREEIEAVGAGDIVAVMGLKQTTTGETLSDDKNPVILESMDFPAPVIQVAIEPKSKGDQEKLGVAIQRLAEEDPSFQVHSDEETGQTIIGGMGELHLEVLVDRMRREFKVEANVGKPQVAYRETIRKAVERHDYTHKKQTGGTGQFAKVQIAIEPIEGGEASYEFVNKVTGGRIPREYIPSVDAGAQEAMQFGILAGYEMTGVRVILLDGGYHEVDSSELAFKIAGSQAFKEAARKASPVLLEPMMAVEVTTPEDYMGEVIGDINSRRGQIQAMEERAGARVVKGLVPLSEMFGYVGDLRSKTSGRASYSMQFDSYAEVPRNVAEEIIAKAKGE, from the coding sequence ATGGCTACCACTTCACTTGACCTGGCCAGGGTCCGCAACATCGGGATCATGGCCCACATCGACGCGGGCAAGACGACCACCACCGAGCGGATCCTCTTCTACACCGGCGTCAGCTACAAGATCGGTGAGGTCCACGACGGCGCTGCCACCATGGACTGGATGGAGCAGGAGCAGGAGCGTGGCATCACGATCACCTCTGCTGCCACCACCTGTCACTGGCCGCTTGAGGACAACGACTACACGATCAACATCATCGACACCCCGGGTCACGTCGACTTCACGGTCGAGGTGGAGCGTTCGCTCCGCGTCCTCGACGGTGCCGTCACGGTGTTCGACGGTGTCGCCGGTGTCGAGCCGCAGTCGGAGACGGTGTGGCGTCAGGCCGACCGTTACGGCGTGCCGCGCATCTGCTTCGTGAACAAGCTGGACCGTACGGGCGCCGAGTTCCACCGCTGCGTGGACATGATCTCGGACCGCCTGGGCGCTCAGCCGCTGGTCATGCAGCTCCCGATCGGTGCCGAGATGGACTTCAAGGGCGTTGTGGACCTGGTCCGCATGAAGGCGCTCGTGTGGTCCGCCGAGGCGGCGAAGGGCGAGATGTACGACGTCGTCGACATCCCGGCCACGCACACCGAGGCCGCCGAGGAGTGGCGCGGCAAGCTGATCGAGGCCGTCGCGGAGAACGACGAAGAGATCATGGAGCTGTACCTGGAGGGCCAGGAGCCCACCGAGGAGCAGCTGTACGCCGCGATCCGTCGCATCACCATCGCGTCCGGCAAGTCCAACGACACCACGGTCACCCCGGTGTTCTGTGGCACCGCGTTCAAGAACAAGGGCGTCCAGCCCCTGCTCGACGCGGTCGTGCGCTACCTGCCGACCCCGCTTGACGTCGAGGCCATCGAGGGCCACGACGTGAAGGACCCCGAGGTCGTCGTCAAGCGCAAGCCGTCCGTGGACGAGCCGCTCTCCGCGCTCGCGTTCAAGATCATGAGCGACCCGCACCTGGGCAAGCTCACCTTCGTCCGGGTGTACTCGGGCCGCCTGGAGTCCGGCAGCGCTGTGCTGAACTCCGTCAAGGGCAAGAAGGAGCGCATCGGCAAGATCTACCGCATGCACGCGAACAAGCGTGAGGAGATCGAGGCGGTGGGCGCCGGCGACATCGTCGCCGTCATGGGCCTGAAGCAGACCACCACCGGTGAGACGCTGTCGGACGACAAGAACCCGGTCATCCTGGAGTCCATGGACTTCCCGGCGCCGGTCATTCAGGTCGCCATCGAGCCCAAGTCCAAGGGTGACCAGGAGAAGCTGGGTGTCGCCATCCAGCGTCTCGCGGAGGAGGACCCCTCCTTCCAGGTTCACTCGGACGAGGAGACCGGCCAGACCATCATCGGCGGTATGGGCGAACTGCACCTCGAGGTGCTGGTCGACCGTATGCGCCGTGAGTTCAAGGTCGAGGCCAACGTCGGCAAGCCGCAGGTCGCGTACCGCGAGACGATCCGCAAGGCCGTCGAGCGTCACGACTACACGCACAAGAAGCAGACCGGTGGTACCGGTCAGTTCGCCAAGGTGCAGATCGCGATCGAGCCCATCGAGGGCGGCGAGGCGTCGTACGAGTTCGTGAACAAGGTCACCGGTGGCCGTATCCCGCGGGAGTACATCCCGTCGGTGGACGCCGGCGCGCAGGAGGCCATGCAGTTCGGCATCCTGGCGGGCTACGAGATGACGGGCGTTCGCGTCATTCTTCTCGACGGTGGCTACCACGAGGTCGACTCCTCCGAGCTCGCGTTCAAGATCGCCGGTTCGCAGGCCTTCAAGGAGGCCGCGCGCAAGGCCAGCCCTGTGCTGCTCGAGCCGATGATGGCCGTCGAGGTCACCACGCCCGAGGACTACATGGGTGAGGTCATCGGCGACATCAACTCCCGCCGTGGTCAGATCCAGGCCATGGAGGAGCGGGCCGGTGCCCGCGTCGTGAAGGGCCTCGTGCCCCTCTCGGAGATGTTCGGCTACGTCGGAGACCTCCGCAGCAAAACGTCGGGTCGCGCAAGCTACTCGATGCAGTTCGACTCCTACGCCGAGGTTCCGCGGAACGTCGCCGAGGAGATCATCGCGAAGGCCAAGGGCGAGTAA